A genomic region of Trifolium pratense cultivar HEN17-A07 linkage group LG3, ARS_RC_1.1, whole genome shotgun sequence contains the following coding sequences:
- the LOC123913225 gene encoding putative disease resistance RPP13-like protein 1 isoform X1 yields MAKLVAEAFLSSFGQYIFERLASSNLADYFRRGKLDKLVEELESTLDSITQVLDDAEIKQYQIPDVKKWLGNVKHAMYEADQLLDEIATDAPLKKLKAESQPSTSHNIVNFIPTLTNPFESRIKELIKSLHSLVEQMDTLQLKNQTYASNAVGFNSKPPGIEETTCLVDASDIYGRDVDKEEMIKILLSSENDSSNKTPIISIVGLGGMGKTTFAKLVYNDNKIMEHFELKAWVYVSESFDVVGLTKEILKTFKSPAEGESNLNLLQLRLQQTLTGKKYLLVLDDIWNGNEKSWMQLLLPFDHGSSGSKIIVTTRDKEITYVLKSTKLFNLQQLNKSDCWSLFVTHAFGGKNLDEYPHLEQIGMKIVDKCGGLPLAVKTLGQLLQRKSDHEWRKILETDLWRLSDKDNDINPTLRLSYHNLPSNRKRCFAYCSLFPKGYIDKHELIKFWMADGLLKCSGADKSEEELGNEIFTDLESISFFQKSFFGFVMHDLVNDLAKSVSGEFCMQIGGSRVEGIPERTRHILLSSQLNCGDKLLESICKCKGLRSLIVKSNTTTLISNDVQRDLFSRLTWLRMLSFRYCGLSELVDEIGNLKLLRYLDLSHTEIKSLPDTICMLYNLQTLLLERCDELTELPSKFSKLINLRHLELPFRYRHVPVLKKMPKNIGKLNKLQSLPYFIVEEQHGSNIKELEKLNHLHGSIHIKGLGNVIDPADAVMANLKDKKYLEELYMDFCKNGREEMNELIVERNVSVLEALHPNSNLKRLTIVNYSGNSFPNWLRGSDLPNLVSYIMLKEVYIRECPELKRIPPQHLPSLQKLEISDCNKLEECLCLEGSPLLKELYIRGCPELKRIPPQHLPSLQKFEISYCNKLEECLCLEGSPLLENVSIKRCSKLKRAPLPQHLPSLQKLVISDCNKLEELSCLEGFPLLKELYIRECPELKRIPPQHLPSLQKLEISDCNKFEECLCLEGSPLLKELYIRECSKLKRAPLPQHLPSLQKLVISDCNKLEELSCLEGFPLLKELYIRECPELKRIPPQHLPSLQKLDISDCNKLEECLCLEGSPLLKELYIRECSKLKRAPLPQHLPSLQKLVISDCNKLEECLCLEGSPLLENVSIKNCSKLKRVPLPQHLPSLQKLYICDCEMLEASIPKGDSMIELVLERCDRILVNELPTSLKKFVLLGNRYVEFSDEQNLVKCTVLEVLKFDLEGIVKRPSLDLRCYNSLRNLTIKECHSSSSLPFSLHLFTNLEYLKLYDCPQLESFPSGGLPSNLTRLEIENCPKLIGSREEWGLFQLNSLKVFSVSDAEFENVESFPEENLLPPTLVSLSLYKCSKLRIMNNKGFLHLNSLEYLWIDNCPSLESLPEEGLPSSQLWIKECPIIREKYKKEGGERWHTIRHIPHVEIDYIIEQHE; encoded by the coding sequence ATGGCAAAGTTGGTTGCTGAGgcatttctttcttctttcggTCAATATATTTTTGAAAGGTTGGCTTCAAGTAATTTGGCAGACTATTTTCGTAGAGGCAAACTTGACAAGTTGGTGGAAGAACTTGAGTCTACACTCGATTCTATCACCCAAGTGTTAGATGATGCAGAGATAAAGCAATACCAAATCCCAGACGTCAAGAAGTGGCTTGGTAATGTTAAACATGCTATGTATGAGGCTGATCAACTACTGGATGAGATTGCTACTGATGCGCCACTGAAGAAGTTGAAGGCCGAATCTCAGCCTTCTACTAGCCATAATATTGTCAACTTCATTCCAACTTTGACTAATCCATTTGAATCCAGGATCAAAGAATTGATAAAGAGCCTACATTCTCTTGTAGAGCAGATGGATACACTGCaattgaaaaatcaaacatatgCCAGTAATGCAGTTGGATTCAATTCGAAACCTCCAGGAATAGAAGAAACTACATGTTTGGTGGATGCATCTGACATATATGGTAGAGACGTTGATAAAGAAGAAATGatcaaaattttactttctTCAGAAAATGATAGCAGCAACAAGACACCTATAATCAGCATAGTTGGTTTGGGTGGGATGGGCAAGACCACTTTTGCTAAGCTTGTGTACAATGACAACAAGATAATGGAGCATTTTGAACTTAAAGCTTGGGTCTATGTTTCAGAATCTTTTGATGTTGTTGGACTCACCAAAGAAATTCTCAAGACATTTAAATCTCCGGCAGAGGGTGAATCAAATTTAAATCTACTCCAACTGCGGCTGCAACAAACACTAACCGGCAAAAAGTATCTGCTTGTTTTGGATGATATTTGGAATGGAAATGAGAAGAGTTGGATGCAGTTACTACTTCCTTTTGACCATGGATCTTCTGGAAGTAAGATTATTGTGACAACACGTGACAAGGAGATAACATATGTCCTGAAATCCACCAAGTTATTTAATTTACAACAATTGAACAAAAGCGATTGTTGGAGTTTATTTGTGACACATGCGTTTGGTGGCAAGAATTTGGACGAATATCCACATCTTGAACAAATTGGCATGAAAATAGTCGACAAGTGTGGAGGGTTGCCTTTAGCAGTTAAAACACTGGGCCAACTCTTGCAAAGAAAATCTGACCATGAATGGAGGAAGATATTAGAGACTGATTTGTGGCGATTATCAGATAAGGATAACGACATTAACCCAACGCTGAGATTGAGTTACCATAATCTCCCATCTAATCGGAAGCGTTGTTTTGCTTATTGTTCTTTATTTCCCAAAGGTTATATTGACAAACATGAATTAATCAAGTTTTGGATGGCAGATGGTTTGTTGAAGTGTTCCGGAGCAGACAAAAGTGAAGAAGAGTTGGGTAATGAAATTTTCACCGATCTGGAGTCAATTTCATTTTTCCAGAAATCATTTTTTGGATTTGTCATGCATGATCTTGTCAATGATTTAGCAAAATCAGTGTCAGGAGAATTTTGCATGCAAATAGGGGGTTCTAGGGTGGAAGGTATCCCTGAAAGAACACGCCACATTCTGTTGTCTAGTCAATTAAATTGTGGTGATAAATTACTAGAGTCAATTTGTAAATGCAAGGGACTACGTAGTTTGATAGTAAAGAGCAACACAACTACGTTGATAAGCAACGATGTGCAACGTGATCTGTTTTCAAGACTAACATGGTTGCGGATGTTATCATTTAGATATTGTGGTCTGTCAGAGCTAGTTGATGAGATAGGCAATTTAAAACTTTTGCGTTATCTAGACCTTTCTCACACAGAGATTAAAAGCTTACCTGATACCATTTGTATGTTGTATAATTTGCAAACACTCTTGTTGGAAAGGTGTGATGAATTGACAGAGCTTCCTTCAAAATTTTCCAAACTCATCAATTTACGTCATCTTGAACTCCCTTTTCGTTATAGGCATGTCCCTGTTTTAAAAAAGATGCCAAAGAATATAGGAAAGTTGAACAAACTACAGTCCTTGCCTTACTTTATTGTGGAAGAGCAGCATGGGTCTAATATTAAGGAGTTGGAGAAACTAAACCATCTTCATGGAAGCATTCATATTAAAGGACTGGGTAATGTCATTGATCCTGCGGATGCTGTGATGGCCAATTTGAAAGATAAGAAGTATTTAGAAGAATTATATATGGATTTCTGTAAGAATGGAAGAGAAGAAATGAATGAGTTGATTGTTGAAAGAAATGTATCTGTGTTGGAGGCTCTTCATCCAAATAGCAACTTGAAGAGGTTGACCATTGTAAACTACAGTGGTAATTCTTTTCCAAATTGGCTAAGGGGTTCTGATTTACCCAACTTGGTATCTTATATAATGCTTAAAGAGGTTTATATAAGAGAATGTCCAGAATTGAAAAGGATTCCGCCTCAACACCTTCCTTCTTTACAAAAATTGGAGATAAGTGATTGCAACAAGTTGGAGGAATGTTTATGTCTTGAAGGATCTCCATTGCTTAAAGAGCTTTATATAAGAGGATGTCCAGAATTGAAAAGGATTCCGCCTCAACACCTTCCTTCTTTACAAAAATTTGAGATAAGTTATTGCAACAAGTTGGAGGAATGTTTATGTCTTGAAGGATCTCCTTTACTTGAAAATGTTTCTATAAAAAGATGTTCCAAATTGAAAAGGGCCCCCTTGCCTCAACACCTTCCTTCTTTACAAAAATTGGTGATAAGTGATTGCAACAAGTTGGAGGAATTGTCATGTCTTGAAGGGTTTCCTTTGCTTAAAGAGCTTTATATAAGAGAATGTCCAGAATTGAAAAGGATTCCGCCTCAACACCTTCCTTCTTTACAAAAATTGGAGATAAGTGATTGCAACAAGTTTGAGGAATGTTTATGTCTTGAAGGATCTCCATTGCTTAAAGAGCTTTATATAAGAGAATGTTCCAAATTGAAAAGGGCCCCACTGCCTCAACACCTTCCTTCTTTACAAAAATTGGTGATAAGTGATTGCAACAAGTTGGAGGAATTGTCATGTCTTGAAGGGTTTCCTTTGCTTAAAGAGCTTTATATAAGAGAATGTCCAGAATTGAAAAGGATTCCGCCTCAACACCTTCCTTCTTTACAAAAATTGGATATAAGTGATTGCAACAAGTTGGAGGAATGTTTATGTCTTGAAGGATCTCCATTGCTTAAAGAGCTTTATATAAGAGAATGTTCCAAATTGAAAAGGGCCCCACTGCCTCAACACCTTCCTTCTTTACAAAAATTGGTGATAAGTGATTGCAACAAGTTGGAGGAATGTTTATGTCTTGAAGGATCTCCTTTACTTGAAAATGtttctataaaaaattgttccaaATTGAAAAGGGTCCCCTTGCCTCAACACCTTCCTTCTTTACAAAAATTGTACATTTGTGATTGTGAAATGCTGGAAGCATCAATTCCTAAGGGTGATAGTATGATAGAGTTAGTTCTAGAGAGATGTGATCGGATTTTGGTAAATGAATTGCCGACCAGCTTGAAAAAGTTTGTCCTTTTGGGAAATCGGTACGTCGAGTTCTCCGATGAGCAAAATTTAGTAAAGTGTACCGTTCTTGAAGTGTTGAAGTTTGATTTAGAAGGAATTGTAAAACGTCCCTCTTTAGATCTGCGTTGCTATAATTCTCTTCGTAATCTTACAATAAAAGAATGTCACTCTTCCTCCTCCTTGCCTTTTTCACTACATCTGTTCACCAATCTTGAATATCTCAAGTTGTACGATTGCCCACAGCTGGAATCATTTCCAAGTGGAGGTTTGCCTTCCAACTTGACCAGACTTGAAATAGAGAATTGCCCAAAACTGATTGGTTCGAGAGAGGAGTGGGGTTTGTTCCAACTCAATTCTTTGAAAGTTTTCAGTGTTAGTGATGCTGAGTTTGAAAACGTGGAGTCATTCCCAGAGGAGAATCTGCTGCCACCAACTCTTGTATCTCTTTCTTTGTATAAATGTTCAAAGCTAAGAATAATGAACAACAAGGGTTTTCTCCACCTCAATTCTCTCGAATATCTATGGATTGACAACTGCCCTAGTCTTGAGAGCTTGCCAGAGGAGGGTCTACCCAGTTCTCAATTGTGGATTAAAGAATGTCCAATAATTAGGGAGAAGTACAAAAAGGAGGGAGGAGAGCGTTGGCATACAATTCGTCACATCCCTCATGTGGAGATTGACTACATCATTGAGCAGCACGAATGA
- the LOC123913225 gene encoding putative disease resistance protein At3g14460 isoform X2 → MAKLVAEAFLSSFGQYIFERLASSNLADYFRRGKLDKLVEELESTLDSITQVLDDAEIKQYQIPDVKKWLGNVKHAMYEADQLLDEIATDAPLKKLKAESQPSTSHNIVNFIPTLTNPFESRIKELIKSLHSLVEQMDTLQLKNQTYASNAVGFNSKPPGIEETTCLVDASDIYGRDVDKEEMIKILLSSENDSSNKTPIISIVGLGGMGKTTFAKLVYNDNKIMEHFELKAWVYVSESFDVVGLTKEILKTFKSPAEGESNLNLLQLRLQQTLTGKKYLLVLDDIWNGNEKSWMQLLLPFDHGSSGSKIIVTTRDKEITYVLKSTKLFNLQQLNKSDCWSLFVTHAFGGKNLDEYPHLEQIGMKIVDKCGGLPLAVKTLGQLLQRKSDHEWRKILETDLWRLSDKDNDINPTLRLSYHNLPSNRKRCFAYCSLFPKGYIDKHELIKFWMADGLLKCSGADKSEEELGNEIFTDLESISFFQKSFFGFVMHDLVNDLAKSVSGEFCMQIGGSRVEGIPERTRHILLSSQLNCGDKLLESICKCKGLRSLIVKSNTTTLISNDVQRDLFSRLTWLRMLSFRYCGLSELVDEIGNLKLLRYLDLSHTEIKSLPDTICMLYNLQTLLLERCDELTELPSKFSKLINLRHLELPFRYRHVPVLKKMPKNIGKLNKLQSLPYFIVEEQHGSNIKELEKLNHLHGSIHIKGLGNVIDPADAVMANLKDKKYLEELYMDFCKNGREEMNELIVERNVSVLEALHPNSNLKRLTIVNYSGNSFPNWLRGSDLPNLVSYIMLKEVYIRECPELKRIPPQHLPSLQKLEISDCNKLEECLCLEGSPLLKELYIRGCPELKRIPPQHLPSLQKFEISYCNKLEECLCLEGSPLLENVSIKRCSKLKRAPLPQHLPSLQKLYICDCEMLEASIPKGDSMIELVLERCDRILVNELPTSLKKFVLLGNRYVEFSDEQNLVKCTVLEVLKFDLEGIVKRPSLDLRCYNSLRNLTIKECHSSSSLPFSLHLFTNLEYLKLYDCPQLESFPSGGLPSNLTRLEIENCPKLIGSREEWGLFQLNSLKVFSVSDAEFENVESFPEENLLPPTLVSLSLYKCSKLRIMNNKGFLHLNSLEYLWIDNCPSLESLPEEGLPSSQLWIKECPIIREKYKKEGGERWHTIRHIPHVEIDYIIEQHE, encoded by the exons ATGGCAAAGTTGGTTGCTGAGgcatttctttcttctttcggTCAATATATTTTTGAAAGGTTGGCTTCAAGTAATTTGGCAGACTATTTTCGTAGAGGCAAACTTGACAAGTTGGTGGAAGAACTTGAGTCTACACTCGATTCTATCACCCAAGTGTTAGATGATGCAGAGATAAAGCAATACCAAATCCCAGACGTCAAGAAGTGGCTTGGTAATGTTAAACATGCTATGTATGAGGCTGATCAACTACTGGATGAGATTGCTACTGATGCGCCACTGAAGAAGTTGAAGGCCGAATCTCAGCCTTCTACTAGCCATAATATTGTCAACTTCATTCCAACTTTGACTAATCCATTTGAATCCAGGATCAAAGAATTGATAAAGAGCCTACATTCTCTTGTAGAGCAGATGGATACACTGCaattgaaaaatcaaacatatgCCAGTAATGCAGTTGGATTCAATTCGAAACCTCCAGGAATAGAAGAAACTACATGTTTGGTGGATGCATCTGACATATATGGTAGAGACGTTGATAAAGAAGAAATGatcaaaattttactttctTCAGAAAATGATAGCAGCAACAAGACACCTATAATCAGCATAGTTGGTTTGGGTGGGATGGGCAAGACCACTTTTGCTAAGCTTGTGTACAATGACAACAAGATAATGGAGCATTTTGAACTTAAAGCTTGGGTCTATGTTTCAGAATCTTTTGATGTTGTTGGACTCACCAAAGAAATTCTCAAGACATTTAAATCTCCGGCAGAGGGTGAATCAAATTTAAATCTACTCCAACTGCGGCTGCAACAAACACTAACCGGCAAAAAGTATCTGCTTGTTTTGGATGATATTTGGAATGGAAATGAGAAGAGTTGGATGCAGTTACTACTTCCTTTTGACCATGGATCTTCTGGAAGTAAGATTATTGTGACAACACGTGACAAGGAGATAACATATGTCCTGAAATCCACCAAGTTATTTAATTTACAACAATTGAACAAAAGCGATTGTTGGAGTTTATTTGTGACACATGCGTTTGGTGGCAAGAATTTGGACGAATATCCACATCTTGAACAAATTGGCATGAAAATAGTCGACAAGTGTGGAGGGTTGCCTTTAGCAGTTAAAACACTGGGCCAACTCTTGCAAAGAAAATCTGACCATGAATGGAGGAAGATATTAGAGACTGATTTGTGGCGATTATCAGATAAGGATAACGACATTAACCCAACGCTGAGATTGAGTTACCATAATCTCCCATCTAATCGGAAGCGTTGTTTTGCTTATTGTTCTTTATTTCCCAAAGGTTATATTGACAAACATGAATTAATCAAGTTTTGGATGGCAGATGGTTTGTTGAAGTGTTCCGGAGCAGACAAAAGTGAAGAAGAGTTGGGTAATGAAATTTTCACCGATCTGGAGTCAATTTCATTTTTCCAGAAATCATTTTTTGGATTTGTCATGCATGATCTTGTCAATGATTTAGCAAAATCAGTGTCAGGAGAATTTTGCATGCAAATAGGGGGTTCTAGGGTGGAAGGTATCCCTGAAAGAACACGCCACATTCTGTTGTCTAGTCAATTAAATTGTGGTGATAAATTACTAGAGTCAATTTGTAAATGCAAGGGACTACGTAGTTTGATAGTAAAGAGCAACACAACTACGTTGATAAGCAACGATGTGCAACGTGATCTGTTTTCAAGACTAACATGGTTGCGGATGTTATCATTTAGATATTGTGGTCTGTCAGAGCTAGTTGATGAGATAGGCAATTTAAAACTTTTGCGTTATCTAGACCTTTCTCACACAGAGATTAAAAGCTTACCTGATACCATTTGTATGTTGTATAATTTGCAAACACTCTTGTTGGAAAGGTGTGATGAATTGACAGAGCTTCCTTCAAAATTTTCCAAACTCATCAATTTACGTCATCTTGAACTCCCTTTTCGTTATAGGCATGTCCCTGTTTTAAAAAAGATGCCAAAGAATATAGGAAAGTTGAACAAACTACAGTCCTTGCCTTACTTTATTGTGGAAGAGCAGCATGGGTCTAATATTAAGGAGTTGGAGAAACTAAACCATCTTCATGGAAGCATTCATATTAAAGGACTGGGTAATGTCATTGATCCTGCGGATGCTGTGATGGCCAATTTGAAAGATAAGAAGTATTTAGAAGAATTATATATGGATTTCTGTAAGAATGGAAGAGAAGAAATGAATGAGTTGATTGTTGAAAGAAATGTATCTGTGTTGGAGGCTCTTCATCCAAATAGCAACTTGAAGAGGTTGACCATTGTAAACTACAGTGGTAATTCTTTTCCAAATTGGCTAAGGGGTTCTGATTTACCCAACTTGGTATCTTATATAATGCTTAAAGAGGTTTATATAAGAGAATGTCCAGAATTGAAAAGGATTCCGCCTCAACACCTTCCTTCTTTACAAAAATTGGAGATAAGTGATTGCAACAAGTTGGAGGAATGTTTATGTCTTGAAGGATCTCCATTGCTTAAAGAGCTTTATATAAGAGGATGTCCAGAATTGAAAAGGATTCCGCCTCAACACCTTCCTTCTTTACAAAAATTTGAGATAAGTTATTGCAACAAGTTGGAGGAATGTTTATGTCTTGAAGGATCTCCTTTACTTGAAAATGTTTCTATAAAAAGATGTTCCAAATTGAAAAGGGCCCCCTTGCCTCAACACCTTCCTTCTTTACAAAAATTG TACATTTGTGATTGTGAAATGCTGGAAGCATCAATTCCTAAGGGTGATAGTATGATAGAGTTAGTTCTAGAGAGATGTGATCGGATTTTGGTAAATGAATTGCCGACCAGCTTGAAAAAGTTTGTCCTTTTGGGAAATCGGTACGTCGAGTTCTCCGATGAGCAAAATTTAGTAAAGTGTACCGTTCTTGAAGTGTTGAAGTTTGATTTAGAAGGAATTGTAAAACGTCCCTCTTTAGATCTGCGTTGCTATAATTCTCTTCGTAATCTTACAATAAAAGAATGTCACTCTTCCTCCTCCTTGCCTTTTTCACTACATCTGTTCACCAATCTTGAATATCTCAAGTTGTACGATTGCCCACAGCTGGAATCATTTCCAAGTGGAGGTTTGCCTTCCAACTTGACCAGACTTGAAATAGAGAATTGCCCAAAACTGATTGGTTCGAGAGAGGAGTGGGGTTTGTTCCAACTCAATTCTTTGAAAGTTTTCAGTGTTAGTGATGCTGAGTTTGAAAACGTGGAGTCATTCCCAGAGGAGAATCTGCTGCCACCAACTCTTGTATCTCTTTCTTTGTATAAATGTTCAAAGCTAAGAATAATGAACAACAAGGGTTTTCTCCACCTCAATTCTCTCGAATATCTATGGATTGACAACTGCCCTAGTCTTGAGAGCTTGCCAGAGGAGGGTCTACCCAGTTCTCAATTGTGGATTAAAGAATGTCCAATAATTAGGGAGAAGTACAAAAAGGAGGGAGGAGAGCGTTGGCATACAATTCGTCACATCCCTCATGTGGAGATTGACTACATCATTGAGCAGCACGAATGA